The following proteins come from a genomic window of Alosa sapidissima isolate fAloSap1 chromosome 22, fAloSap1.pri, whole genome shotgun sequence:
- the cxcr4a gene encoding C-X-C chemokine receptor type 4a, whose protein sequence is MSYYEHIVIPDDYTEDNSSESGSGDILEFDEACDRAVSHEFSRIFLPCVYGIIFLLGIIGNGLVVIVMGYQRKSRTMTDKYRLHLSVADLLFVLTLPFWAVEAASDQWYFGGFMCVAVHMIYTVNLYSSVLILAFISLDRYLAVVRATNSQGPRKLLAERIIYVGVWLPAALLTVPDLVFAKAENITVRTSCQRVYPEPSSVWRAAFQFQHIVVGFVLPGLVILICYCIIISKLAHGTKGTQKRKALKTTVVLIVCFFSCWLPYCAGILVDTLLILNVVPHSCELEQGLEKWIFVTEALAYFHCCLNPILYAFLGVKFKKSARSALSPSRGSSLKILPKKRGGMSSVSTESESSSFQSS, encoded by the exons ATGTCTTATTACGAG CATATAGTAATACCAGACGACTACACTGAAGATAACAGCTCCGAGTCTGGATCTGGGGACATACTAGAATTTGATGAAGCCTGTGACCGAGCTGTCAGCCATGAATTCAGCCGGATCTTCCTTCCCTGCGTGTACGGAATCATTTTTCTGCTGGGGATCATTGGAAACGGCCTTGTGGTTATAGTGATGGGCTATCAGAGGAAGTCCAGAACTATGACTGACAAATACCGCCTGCATCTGTCTGTCGCTGACTTACTCTTCGTGCTCACACTTCCCTTTTGGGCCGTAGAAGCGGCCAGTGACCAGTGGTACTTCGGCGGCTtcatgtgtgtggctgtgcacaTGATCTATACTGTGAATCTGTACAGCAGCGTGCTCATTCTCGCCTTCATCAGTCTGGACCGCTACCTCGCCGTGGTCAGGGCCACAAACAGCCAAGGGCCGAGGAAGCTGTTGGCGGAGCGCATCATATACGTGGGCGTGTGGCTCCCGGCTGCGCTGCTCACCGTGCCTGACCTGGTGTTCGCCAAGGCGGAGAACATCACTGTCAGGACGAGTTGCCAGCGGGTCTACCCAGAGCCGTCGTCGGTCTGGCGCGCCGCCTTCCAGTTCCAGCACATCGTGGTGGGATTCGTCCTGCCGGGACTGGTGATCCTTATTTGCTACTGCATCATCATTTCCAAGTTGGCGCACGGCACCAAGGGCACCCAGAAGCGCAAGGCGCTGAAGACCACGGTGGTGCTGATCGTCTGCTTTTTCAGTTGCTGGCTGCCGTATTGCGCGGGCATCCTGGTGGACACGCTCCTGATCCTGAACGTGGTGCCCCACAGCTGCGAGCTAGAGCAAGGTCTGGAGAAGTGGATCTTCGTCACGGAGGCGCTGGCCTACTTCCACTGCTGCCTCAACCCGATTCTGTACGCCTTCCTCGGGGTGAAGTTCAAGAAGTCCGCCCGCAGTGCCTTGTCCCCCAGCCGCGGCTCCAGCCTGAAAATTCTCCCCAAGAAACGCGGAGGGATGTCCTCTGTGTCCACAGAGTCGGAATCCTCCAGCTTTCAATCCAGTTAA